In Panthera tigris isolate Pti1 chromosome C1, P.tigris_Pti1_mat1.1, whole genome shotgun sequence, the following proteins share a genomic window:
- the FAM240C gene encoding protein FAM240C gives MSKSYTLKQPGRIAYDAGVIKKFWEEKIELHTKQLQSEDMRTRRSALDRLRGEWARMLEGRNKMLQGPPEAPTRPCLLGPQPSHARDTTAA, from the exons ATGAGCAAAAGCTACACTCTGAAGCAGCCTGGAAGAATAGCCTACGATGCTGGTGTGATAAAGAAGTTTTGGGAGGAAAAGATCGAGCTGCACACAAAACAGCTGCAGAGCGAGGACATGAGGACCCGCAGGAGCGCCCTGGACAG GCTCCGCGGCGAGTGGGCTCGGATGCTGGAGGGCAGGAACAAGATGCTGCAGGGCCCCCCCGAGGCCCCCACGCGGCCGTGCCTGCTGGGCCCCCAGCCTTCCCACGCACGAGACACGACGGCAGCCTGA